A window from Citrus sinensis cultivar Valencia sweet orange chromosome 3, DVS_A1.0, whole genome shotgun sequence encodes these proteins:
- the LOC102628884 gene encoding uncharacterized protein LOC102628884 isoform X3 — translation MPEAESGCSLQNANPCVDPTEHLPLAFLRSEFIPTAPTRSTSTIDWLPDFAGYSWVAYGASSLLVISHFPSPLSQEEALIGPIFRQVFALSDNSLPVTSISWSPETPSIGQLAAASENCIFVFAHDSASSKGSFCWSQNAILVQGTKVEAIEWTGSGDGIVAGGMETVLWKKKNTLWEIAWKFKENYPQNLVSATWSIEGPSATAASMSQLDLLGPKEAGKCVFICCSDGKSEYIKLELCHPQPVSMVQWRPSTRRHSPGDTKRSQRHVLLTCCLDGTVRLWCEMDSGKTRKVAKDTNDHKTIRRSFCVGAIIEINQALNGALGMDIVITWAKEIRCMFETGEGANHFISTGVYEHGGTGKCEWLVGYGPGSLVTLWAIHCLDDISPLRFPRVTLWKKQNLELEHPHNSGFSGFQGQSLLNKVVISRDCVSGLPTICSLVHLSHCNSLVWSLLHAQRSGDVEEVSSDKSSTGQILSCSASRILSIEGHTGKILQVAVHPCVSEFELAVSLDSNGLLLFWSLSTISNCISDLPTLMPSWKLCGKLRTRKSCSNYTSLRWAPSLLDEDMVLLMGHVGGIDCFIVKISQTEVDDIVCHYVCTIPFTGHGHYEDGPANIFSVPLPSCNDKTVMYNKFMLLGVWLKGLESLSWEITFHSFDLSESCCGCIDDNNTVKCSMCKFETTFCGKKYFIGVNPCSSQFPEPHTRNWVTSFAVVCPNNLVPMQQKLVYDNDPCSKIPPYTMATGYSDGSLRLWRSELGGSSTSCMPWELVGMLVAHQGPVSAISLTDGGRKIATVSAASHSNAVSNVRIWESVCVTELGSFVLEDTLSFDTNIVAVNWLTLENGQSLLGVCLQNELKVYAQRHYGGQILLDTKNSLKMQNWFCLAFSPTFAAHDFTWGRRAIAIVVHQSYLSIYSQFLFLIDKKHRAKCNSNVFIDNFCCHKSGINENIVSTIFTVCDSESSAEDQRGDYESAPSVNIDMKNDHLVASDQLKCGGAILGSWSMLEIAEKLRGSLPVYHPKALFLNIYSGNWKRAYVSVRHLVENLPSNYPSEKRYCYTKSSHIVPQILLSTYFEGLLSKGSTDNGFQWSGLNTFSTSLQFRQFAYNMDLDASNSSSSTKSELSGFVELLQNVYELAGVTDAEKMEILAVVDLLNEFDNKHSASVYENLDEPGQRFWVELRFQLLRFFRRFGKLVSAEELAVDSRLIAWAFHSECQETLFGSILPNEPTWPEMRALGVGFWYTDVTQLRTRMEKLARLQYLKKKDPKDCALLYIALNRIQVLAGLFKISKDEKDKPLVGFLSRNFQEEKNKAAALKNAYVLLGRHQLELAIAFFLLGGDAASAVTVCARNLGDVQLALVICRLVEKHGGPLERNLVTKFILPSSIERGDYWLTSLLEWELGNYSQSFLTMLGFQSTAVINNFALSSNSVAFMDPSIGLYCLMLANKNSMRNAIGEKNAAILGRWAALMRATALNRCGLPLEALDCLSSSPSTIGGTDQESVLNIGHSHILPEILKPSAATGSSNWLLRDVALHLESCAKLDLSLQYFSKLIRDHPSWPDLGFGRASKCFMDFEIHQYEKLVQNFQQKLYTALAFFEQRFSMDSSSLIAKILSLLCNNGLLFIGYDLLHGYICQGKSQEKSSDTVDGLSLYFCQHKPLLKAGEDISIFLSRFIAAASITCSHLKSTNSENVRHHEVRSRWSNAQGYYFQSIIFSLWSLRAAMRTFSGSFPEELITPLFLLDLYEYYVHFASAWLQRDSKGLLQVLQPVLITYTNGHTPYEVDMNNLKTFFHQSAELLTRNTSIDNMVGDLQVSKFVDDERSTDLMNSIPEDERWQIMGACLWQHMSRFMKHKLNSMSVKLDENHSSRLLGGHISSWTSSLTNPESASIGLKEQMRLLTLFLAQLLKSALLHISSHHVKQLAFFLRYKVENGFDIPTRRWLQEATPSQSGTLYQHLNQIVVSMNIINNKDEAAISELLWDVCSDPSIIHEGFTQEKLNWRSYINCKLSKGWSHINEGVKLKHEIKKTCKNEDKLGSTLASGEVGSASKDLFRNSRTSPRSWHKDANMANEVIPFQAPKEICKRNGELFEALCVNSIDQRQGAIASNRKGIVFFNLEDEIPLHDQLKYIWADADWPQNGWAGSESTPVPTFVSPGVGLGSNKGAHLGLGGATIGVGSLARPGRDLTGGLAFGIPGYAGIGASALGWETQDDFEDYVDPPATVENISTRAFSSHPLRPFFLVGSSNTHIYLWEFVFTSLG, via the exons atGCCAGAAGCAGAATCAGGCTGTAGTTTACAAAACGCAAACCCTTGCGTGGATCCAACAGAACACCTTCCACTTGCTTTCCTCAGATCCGAATTCATCCCGACCGCCCCGACCCGATCCACATCCACCATCGACTGGCTACCGGATTTCGCCGGTTACTCATGGGTGGCGTACGGAGCATCATCTCTCCTGGTGATTTCTCATTTCCCTTCTCCTCTCTCTCAAGAAGAAGCCCTAATTGGTCCCATTTTCCGCCAAGTTTTCGCGCTCTCTGACAATTCGTTGCCGGTAACCTCCATTTCTTGGTCTCCCGAGACTCCTTCAATCGGCCAGCTGGCTGCTGCCTCGGAGAATTGTATCTTCGTCTTTGCTCATGACTCAGCGAGCTCCAAAG GTTCTTTTTGTTGGAGCCAGAATGCAATTCTTGTACAAGGTACGAAGGTGGAGGCAATTGAGTGGACAGGATCTGGTGATGGGATCGTTGCTGGTGGAATGGAGACTGTTCtgtggaaaaagaagaacacaTTGTGGGAAATAGCTTGGAAGTTTAAAGAGAATTATCCTCAGAATCTTGTTTCTGCAACCTGGTCAATTGAGGGACCTTCAGCAACTGCAGCTTCCATGAGTCAACTGGACCTTTTAGGACCTAAGGAGGCGGGAAAATGTGTGTTTATTTGTTGTAGTGATGGAAAGTCTGAATACATAAAACTCGAGCTGTGTCATCCTCAGCCTGTTTCAATGGTACAATGGAGACCATCAACCAGAAGGCATTCACCGGGAGACACAAAACGATCACAGAGGCATGTGCTGCTTACTTGCTGCTTAGACGGAACTGTTAGATTATGGTGTGAGATGGACAGTGGGAAGACAAGAAAAGTTGCCAAGGACACTAATGATCATAAAACCATAAGACGATCTTTTTGTGTTGGTGCTATAATTGAGATAAATCAGGCGTTGAATGGAGCACTGGGCATGGACATAGTTATAACATGGGCAAAAGAAATAAGATGTATGTTTGAAACAGGTGAAGGAGCTAACCATTTCATTTCTACAGGGGTGTATGAACATGGGGGAACTGGAAAATGTGAGTGGTTAGTTGGGTATGGTCCTGGAAGTTTGGTTACCTTGTGGGCCATCCATTGTCTTGACGACATTTCCCCTTTGAGGTTTCCCCGTGTCACATTAtggaagaaacaaaatttggaACTTGAACACCCTCATAATTCTGGTTTTTCAGGTTTTCAGGGGCAATCACTTCTTAATAAAGTTGTTATTTCAAGAGATTGTGTGTCTGGCCTTCCAACTATTTGCTCTTTGGTTCATTTGTCACATTGTAATTCCTTGGTCTGGTCTTTACTACATGCTCAAAGATCAGGAGATGTAGAGGAAGTATCTTCTGATAAATCCAGCACAGGACAAATCTTGTCATGTTCTGCCAGTAGGATTTTAAGCATAGAAGGTCATACTGGAAAAATCTTACAAGTTGCAGTACATCCTTGTGTCTCTGAATTTGAATTGGCTGTTTCACTGGATTCTAATGGTTTGCTGTTATTCTGGTCACTTTCCACCATTTCAAACTGCATCTCTGACCTTCCAACATTAATGCCCTCATGGAAGCTTTGTGGAAAGCTCAGAACTCGAAAGTCATGTTCCAATTATACAAGCCTGAGGTGGGCACCTTCACTTCTGGATGAAGACATGGTTCTTCTCATGGGTCATGTCGGAGGAATTGATTGTTTTATAGTAAAAATTTCTCAAACTGAAGTGGATGATATAGTGTGTCACTATGTTTGCACTATACCTTTTACTGGTCATGGTCATTATGAGGATGGTCCCGCTAATATCTTCTCTGTACCTTTGCCATCTTGTAATGATAAAACTGttatgtataataaatttatgctTTTGGGGGTATGGTTGAAAGGGCTTGAGTCTTTATCATGGGAAATCACCTTTCACTCTTTTGATTTATCTGAAAGCTGCTGCGGATGTATTGATGATAACAATACTGTTAAATGCAGCATGTGCAAGTTTGAAACTACTTTttgtggaaaaaaatatttcattggTGTCAATCCTTGTTCATCACAATTTCCTGAGCCTCACACCCGCAATTGGGTTACAAGTTTTGCAGTGGTTTGTCCAAATAATTTGGTGCCTATGCAACAAAAGTTGGTTTATGACAATGATCCGTGCAGTAAAATTCCTCCATATACTATGGCTACAGGCTACTCTGATGGCAGTTTGAGATTGTGGAGAAGTGAACTTGGTGGGTCATCAACCTCTTGTATGCCTTGGGAGCTCGTGGGAATGTTAGTTGCTCATCAAGGTCCTGTTTCTGCTATCTCTTTGACTGATGGTGGGAGGAAGATTGCTACTGTTTCTGCTGCAAGTCATTCAAATGCTGTCAGCAATGTTCGCATATGGGAGTCTGTCTGTGTTACAGAATTAGGGAGCTTTGTGTTGGAAGATACATTATCTTTTGATACAAATATTGTAGCTGTAAATTGGTTAACTTTAGAAAATGGTCAGTCTTTACTTGGTGTTTGCTTGCAGAATGAGCTGAAAGTATATGCTCAGAGGCATTATGGGGGTCAAATTTTGTTGGACACTAAAAATTCTTTGAAGATGCAAAATTGGTTTTGCCTTGCGTTTTCTCCTACTTTTGCTGCTCATGACTTCACCTGGGGTCGCAGGGCCATTGCCATTGTTGTTCATCAGAGCTACCTTAGTATCTATAGTcagtttttgtttcttatagATAAAAAACATCGGGCCAAATGCAATTCGAATGTTTTCATAGACAATTTTTGTTGCCACAAGAGTGGAATCAATGAAAACATTGTTTCTACGATATTCACAGTTTGCGACAGTGAATCCTCAGCTGAAGATCAAAGGGGAGATTATGAGTCTGCTCCTTCTGTAaatattgatatgaaaaatgatCACCTTGTAGCAAGTGATCAACTGAAATGTGGTGGAGCCATTCTTGGTTCCTGGAGCATGCTGGAAATAGCTGAGAAGTTAAGAGGATCTTTGCCTGTTTATCATCCAAAGGCGCtgtttttgaatatatattcaG GCAACTGGAAGCGTGCATATGTGTCTGTGAGGCATCTTGTTGAAAATCTTCCCTCTAATTATCCATCTGAGAAGAGATATTGCTATACAAAGTCTAGCCATATTGTTCCACAAATCCTTCTGTCAACGTACTTTGAAGGGCTTCTCTCAAAAGGTTCAACTGATAATGGATTTCAATGGAGTGGGCTTAATACATTTTCAACGTCTTTGCAGTTTCGCCAATTTGCTTACAATATGGACTTAGATGCTTCCAATTCCAGTTCATCAACAAAATCGGAGTTAAGTGGCTTTGTTGAGTTACTTCAGAATGTCTATGAGCTAGCAGGTGTAACTGACGCAGAAAAGATGGAAATTCTTGCAGTTGTAGATCTATTGAACGAATTTGATAATAAGCACTCTGCTTCAGTCTATGAAAATCTTGATGAACCTGGGCAAAG GTTTTGGGTGGAATTAAGATTTCAGCTACTACGTTTCTTTCGAAGGTTTGGTAAATTGGTATCTGCAGAAGAGTTGGCTGTTGACTCCAGGCTTATAGCATGGGCTTTCCATTCTGAGTGTCAAGAAACTTTGTTTGGTTCTATTTTACCTAATGAACCAACTTGGCCAGAAATGCGGGCTTTGGGTGTTGGATTTTGGTATACCGATGTAACACAATTGCGCACAAGG atgGAGAAACTGGCAAGATTGCAATACCTGAAGAAGAAAGATCCCAAGGATTGTGCACTTTTATATATAGCACTGAATAGAATTCAAGTTTTGGCTGGccttttcaaaatcagcaaGGATGAAAAGGACAAACCGCTTGTGGGATTTCTTTCTCGCAATTTTCAG GAGGAGAAAAATAAGGCAGCGGCACTGAAAAATGCATATGTCTTACTGGGGAGACATCAATTAGAGCTAGCTATTGCTTTCTTTCTGCTTGGAGGTGATGCTGCTTCTGCAGTCACTGTGTGCGCAAGAAACCTTGGGGATGTACAGCTCGCACTAGTAATCTGTCGGCTTGTGGAGAAGCATGGTGGACCATTGGAGCGTAATCTTGTGACAAAGTTTATACTTCCATCTTCAATTGAGAGGGGAGACTACTGGCTCACTAGCCTTCTGGAG TGGGAATTAGGAAACTATTCTCAGTCTTTTCTCACCATGCTGGGTTTCCAATCAACTGCTGTAATCAACAATTTTGCTCTTTCTTCCAATAGTGTTGCTTTTATGGATCCCAGTATTGGCTTGTATTGCCTCATGCTAGCAAACAAAAATAGCATGAGGAATGCAATAGGGGAGAAAAATGCTGCAATCCTTGGTCGGTGGGCAGCTTTGATGAGAGCTACTGCCTTGAACAGATGTGGCCTTCCT CTTGAAGCTTTGGATTGCCTTTCATCTTCTCCCAGCACTATTGGGGGTACAGATCAGGAAAGTGTATTGAATATTGGACATTCTCATATTCTACCTGAGATTCTGAAGCCTTCTGCTGCTACTGGTTCTTCTAACTGGCTATTACGTGATGTTGCTTTGCATCTGGAGTCCTGCGCTAAGTTGGATTTATCTCTCCAgtatttctcaaaattaattaggGACCATCCTAGTTGGCCTGATTTAGGATTTGGTAGAGCGAGTAAATGCTTTATGGATTTTGAGATTCATCAATATGAGAAATTAGTGCAAAATTTTCAACAGAAGTTATATACTGCACTTGCATTTTTTGAGCAGAGATTTTCAATGGATTCTTCCTCTCTAATTGCAAAG ATTTTAAGCTTGTTATGCAACAATGGATTATTGTTCATTGGATATGATTTATTACATGGATATATTTGTCAAGGAAAGTCACAAGAAAAGAGTAGTGATACAGTTGATGGCCTCTCCTTGTATTTTTGTCAGCATAAGCCCCTTTTGAAGGCTGGTGAAGATatctccatttttctttcacgGTTTATTGCTGCCGCTAGCATTACTTGCTCCCATTTGAAATCCACTAATAGTGAAAATGTTAGGCATCATGAAGTTAGATCTAGGTGGTCAAATGCTCAGGGGTATTATTTTCAATCTATCATATTCTCGCTGTGGAGTTTAAGAGCTGCTATGAGGACTTTTTCTGGCTCCTTCCCTGAAGAGCTCATaactcctctttttcttcttgatttATATGAATATTATGTGCATTTTGCCTCTGCTTGGCTTCAGAGAGATTCAAAAGGTCTTCTTCAGGTGCTTCAACCTGTCTTGATCACATATACCAATGGACATACTCCGTATGAAGTTGATATGAATAATCTGAAGACATTTTTTCACCAAAGTGCGGAGTTGTTAACCCGCAATACATCAATTGACAATATGGTTGGGGACCTTCAGGTTTCTaaatttgttgatgatgaaaGAAGTACAGATCTTATGAATTCAATTCCAGAAGATGAAAGATGGCAAATCATGGGGGCTTGCTTGTGGCAACACATGTCCAGGTTTATGAAACATAAGCTCAATTCGATGTCCGTTAAACTTGATGAGAATCATTCTTCTAGACTTTTGGGGGGCCACATCTCTTCCTGGACTTCTAGTTTGACAAATCCTGAATCTGCTAGTATCGGCTTAAAGGAACAAATGAGGTTGCTCACTTTGTTTTTGGCTCAATTACTGAAGTCCGCATTGTTGCATATATCTTCTCATCATGTGAAACAACTTGCATTTTTCCTACGGTATAAGGTAGAAAATGGATTTGATATCCCTACTAGGAGATGGTTACAAGAAGCTACTCCATCTCAATCTGGAACCCTCTATCAACATTTAAATCAGATTGTTGTGAGTATGAACattataaataacaaagatGAAGCAGCCATATCTGAATTATTATGGGATGTTTGTTCTGATCCCAGTATAATACACGAAGGTTTCAcgcaagaaaaattaaattggcgATCTTATATCAATTGTAAACTGTCTAAAGGATGGAGTCACATAAATGAAGGTGTCAAGTTGAAGCATGAAATCAAAAAGACCTGTAAAAATGAAGATAAGTTAGGCAGTACTTTGGCCAGTGGTGAAGTTGGATCAGCTAGTAAAGATCTTTTCCGGAATAGTCGTACTTCTCCTAGGTCCTGGCACAAAGATGCAAACATGGCAAATGAGGTTATACCATTTCAAGCGCCCAAGGAAATATGCAAGAGAAATGGGGAACTCTTTGAG GCACTGTGTGTCAACTCCATTGACCAAAGGCAAGGTGCAATCGCTAGCAACCGAAAG ggaattgttttctttaacCTGGAAGATGAGATACCTCTCCATGATCAATTAAAGTATATCTGGGCAGATGCTGATTGGCCACAGAATGGTTGGGCTGGTTCAGAATCAACTCCAGTTCCAACTTTTGTTTCTCCTGGTGTTGGTCTTGGGAGCAATAAAGGGGCACACCTTGGATTGGGTGGTGCAACCATTGGTGTCGGATCTTTAGCAAGACCAGGGAGAGACTTGACTGGTGGGTTAGCATTTGGGATTCCTGGTTATGCTGGTATTGGAGCATCTGCCTTAGGTTGGGAAACTCAAGATGATTTTGAGGATTATGTGGATCCACCAGCTACAGTAGAAAATATAAGTACAAGGGCTTTCTCAAGTCACCCTTTAAGGCCTTTTTTCTTGGTTGGTTCTAGCAATACACACATTTACTTGTGGGAG TTTGTCTTCACATCACTCGGATAG